The Flammeovirga pectinis genomic interval AAGAAACTTCATCAACCTCTAAATGTAATGGGCCACCTCCTTCAGAAAGACCTGAAGCTACTTTAAATTCTACATCATACATACCTGTTTGTGTAGCATTAATAGTGTATTCTAACCATTCATTTTTATCAATCCATCCTACTGATAATCCTTCAGATTGAGAGACAGAAACATCAACATATTCGTCTGTTCTGGCATCTCCTTCATTATATGGAGAAACATCGTAATAAGCTACATTTTGCCCACCTTGATCGTACTGACCAGAAAATAAAGTACCAGGAATAGATGCAGGAGAAGCTGCATAAGGATCTTGTGGAATACCTAACCCTACTTGTACCGATGCATATTTAGATTGTTTGTATTCATTTCCAATATATGCTCTTACATTATAGTTGTAGACGTAATCTTGAACATTTGGAAGAGTGATAGAATAAGGAGATGAAGTTGTTGTTCCTAATAATGTTTCCCCATCATAGAATTCAACTTTATCTGGTGTACCTCTTTCTACAGTTGCATTTAATGTGATGTTTGCATCCGTTGGAAACTTTTGACCATTAAAAGGGTTTGTGATGGTAACATCTAAAGGAACATCTTTACTAGTAGCTGTAGACCTTGCAGGTACTTCTAATAATGTTCCATCAGAATAGGTAACCATTATTGTTTGGTTTGAATAGTTATGAGCAACATACGTTTTGTCGCCATTTTTATCAAATACACTTGCAATAGGATGATTAGCCGTGATACTTACATCAACTTGACCTAGAGCAACCATATTGTGTAACCAATAGTAAGTATGAGCTTTAGATTCACCAAATTCAATTGAATAATCTTGATATCCTTCAAAATAATCTAATGCTTTTTCTGGGTCAACAAAAGAAAGGTACATCCAATAGATATCGTACCAAATATTAGGGTTTTGCTCTCTATTTAAAATGCCTGTGTTGGCAGTAATATCATCCCATAATGTTTGTACAAGTTCAGGTCTGTAACCTAAGTATAAAGATCCACCATGGATAGGTAAAAAATTGATTCCCCACATAGGACCAATATCAAGAGTCCAGAAAGTTTCGGCATCATAACCAGCTCCCCAAATTCTAGAAACAGCTTCGTAACCTAATTCCGGTTGGAAAGTTCTGTCGTTTACATCCCACCAGTATTCTTCGATAGCAGAAAGTTCTGTGGTGTAAAGGTAGATTCCTAAATCACGAATTTCTTTGTTACCTGTAACTTCACCCCAATGGATAAGAGCAGAGTGAAATTGCATACTTTCTGAACTAGATTCTTGATCATTACCATTCGGATCTGTACTAGAACCATTTGCCCAACAGTGCCCTGCATATGGACTAAAGTTTCTTAGGTAAGGGAACATTTCATCGTTATGATCATACGCAGAAGCATCTCTCACTAAAAGATTGACCATCTCACCCCATTGGTCTGCCCAACCTGGTTCATATTGCTCAATCATTGCTGCCATGTGTATAAAGTAACCCCAATGAAAATGGTGATCATTTAAATTATAATCTTGGCCATGACCGGCAGGGAAGCCCAATAATGCTTTCCAATCTTCATCATAATACATGATAAAATCAGTCTCATCGCTTTCTGCAGATAACCAATCTTCTATTCTTTCTTTTACTGTAGTAACTAATTTTTCTTTTGCAGTTTCGTTTCCTAATTGATCGGCAATGTGTGCTAATTGTGCTAAACGATTCATCTTTTTGCCATCGTTGTAAGAGTCAGTCCATGTAGCCAAAGAACCACCACTTACATCGTCAACTATTTTATAGAGTTCTGATTGAGAGTAAGAATTACTGTATTTCCCTAAGTTAGGTAACGTTGGAAGTATACCTTGGAATTTATGATCTATTGTATAAGTATTTGCTACCATAGATTTAATTTCTCCTCTTACAGATGGATAAGAATATGAATGCAATACAGGTGCTCCAGTTGGTAAATTACCCCATTGGTGCGGAAGTAAGCCCATTAAAAATTGGTTGTTTAAACCTTCTTTTACATCCACTTCAATATTAAAGTTTGTGGTCATAGTAGCAGTAGCATCATTGTATTGCCAATCTACTGTTGTGTTTTTTGGGAATACATAAGCATATTGTTTTAGCTCATTTACAGCAGTTTGGATATCAACCCCTTCTGGTAGATGTGCAATACTCCAATAGGTTTTACCATTTAAATTTGAAGTATATGAATTACCTACTTTCGTCCAAGTAGTACCATCAGGTCCATAAACTGCATAATCTGCTCCGTTATAATTGTCTTCAATAATTAAGATATTTCCTTGAATAGTAACAGGAGAGGGGAAATTTAGTTTAACTGAAGCGACTTCAGATGGAGATTTTTCGAAGTACGTAAAAGGCATTGCCATACCAATTGTTGCCTTAAAATTATGATTTCCTTCAAACCAAGCAGCAGTAACTGTCCAATCAGAGAAATTATCTACCAAAGATTCTGAAGTACCAAGTCCTTCAACACCTACAACAATAGGAGCAACCTCAGACATTGGTTGTTTGTTATTTCGTTCACTCGAAATAGGAATTGTGTACTCAATAGCCAAACCATCTGGCTTAGAACGGTAAGATAATGGATAAGCATAAAAGCCCCATCCATGAGAAGAACTATTGTAAGTAGTCCAAAGTAAGGTAGACCACCAATCATTAGTAGGAATCGGAACTCCATCTAAGTTACTAGAAACTTTGGGAGTAGCTTTTGTGCCAAAGCCTAAACCTCTAGGTTGTTCTCTTCGTCCTTGCACAGCAGGACCCGGAAATGTTGTAGTGTAACTACCCTGACCTACAGGTGTAATTTGTGCATGTGTGTCAAAATAGAATAAAGAGCTTATAATAAAGCTCCACAGTAGTAATCTAGTTTTCATACTTTAAGTGTTAAATTTTATAGCGATAGTAGTTTGAGTGTCCTCATAAACTGATATGACAATATTAGGCGTAAATAGGACGTTTTTAAAGAATATCACCACTACTTTACCACACAATAGTACTCTATTTTACCTCACACTATTTCATGAAAAAATATATAAATTGCTGCCTGTGTGTTGTTTAAGTTGTTTATTGGAGTTGAGCCACTACTACACACTTAAATACTTAAAGTGTTCAATGGAAGTATTATTTGGAATTAGTTTTTATAGTAGAAGCTAACTTTAAGTGTTTAAGTAATACACTTAACGATGTTTGATAACTAGGATTGACGTCTTATTAAATAGAAAGAATCTTATCTAACAAATTCTCTTCATGTGAGAGGTTCATTTTCTTTCTTAAACGGTATCTACTTTGCTCCACACTCCTAACCGTAATGTTAAGTGTATTTGCAATTTCTTTACTGGTAAGTTTCATTTTTAGGTACGCACAAATCTGAACATCTCTATGTGTGAGTTCAGCATACTTTGCTTTTAGTTTCTCAAAGAAGTTATCATACACTTGATCAAAGCGTATACTAAACTCATCCCAATCATTTTCAACATCAGTAGCTTCATCAATTTTCTTAATTATTTGCCTAATTTCTCTGTCCTTAGAAGCATTATATTTCTCTTGAAGCTTGTCTTTTATACTTTGTAATCCTTGATTTTTTTGCATAATAGCCATAGTTACGGCAGCAAGTTCCTCATTTTTACTATTTATCTCAGTTTTCAATTTTTCATTTTTCAACTTTACAATTTCCTCTTGCGAACTAGTAACTTCTTTCATGAGCTTATATTCTAACTCATGCATATCATTGGTTTGCTTTAACATTAAATATCTTTTCTCTCTTTTAGCTCTATGTCTTAAAAAAAGAATGGTAAATAAGAAAAATGATATAAAAAGTATCAGGTACAATACATACGCAAATGTTGATCTGTACCACGGAGGAGCTATTTCGAAACTATAGGTTGTTACATTAGATAAAGCATTGTTTACATTTCTACTTTGTACCAAAAAACTATATTTCCCTTCATTTAAAAAGGAGTACGTTTTTGCATTTTTAGTAGACCATTCCGACCAATCTTTTTCAAAGCCTTTTAAATAATATCTGTACTGATTATAGTCAAGGTTTTTATAATAAGGATTTGTAAAATTAAATGTAATTTGATTCTTGTTAAAAGGTATTTCAGTTGTTCTTTTTTCTTTTGAACTCGTTCTTAAATGTTCTATTTTATTACCTACTTGAATGGTAGAAATAAGGGTTTCTAGAGGTAGTGCAGTTTTGTCATAACTATCAATTGATAATACCGCATAACCTTCTTCTAAACCAATAATGAACTCGTTTTTATTTTGCTCTTTTACAAATTCAAAACCTGCCACAAAATTGCCTATAAAGTTATTAAGTACAAGGTTATTATCTTTATTAGAGATAGTAAAGTTTAAATTAGAAAGCATCCATAATCTTTCAGAGTTATCCATCTTTAGGTATTTAATATGGGTAGTATCGGTAGAATTATACCCCTTAATATTATTTGTTATTTCAAACTGATTTTTTTGGTTATTGTATTTACAAATACCATGTAAAGCACCTACGTAAAGTTCGTCTTGCACTTTAAAAACATTATTAAAAATTGAAGAGGGTAAACCATTGGATTTATTATAAAACTCAACGGTAGAAAATGATTTTTGATCTTGAGATAGAATGCACTTATAAACACCTTTATAACCGTGTGACATCCAAATTTCATTATTCTTAAGTTGAATAAATATTCTAGCGGTAACATCTAGCCCCTCTATTATATCAGATACATTATTTTTGTTATCTACTAACCTAAAACCTTTGTATGTACCAATTAAAAGCGAATTTTTATCAGAAAGTAAAACTTGCCCATCCCATACACCTTCTAATGTAAAAATAGGTTGGAAAATATCATTTTTTAAAACTGATAAACCATGGTTGTGTGCCACATAGAGTTGGTCGTTCCAAATAAAAATTTTCCAGACTTGATCTTCTATTCCTTTTACTTTGTTATGTTTTACTCCTTTTTTACTTCTTTTAAATACCCCTTGATTTGTACCGATATAATAATTTGATTTATAAAATTGAGCACTATAAACGGATGGATTGAAGTTAATATTATCAGAGTAATAACTGACTGGAGAAAATAGATCTATCTTAGAAATACCATTATCTAAACCACACCAAAGTTCGTTGTCTCTGTCTTGATACATAGCAAGTACAGTGTTATTTGCTAATCCATTTTCTTTGTTATAATGTGATACAATTTTTCCATTTTCATTAATAATAAAGACTCCATTTTTAACAGACCCAATGGCATAATGCTTAACATTTCCAGATGTAGATAAAGGAATAACGGAATAGATACCCGCTTTTTGGATTACCTGTAATGTTTTATTATGCCATTCTTTAATTTCTTTATGGTTGTAAAGGTAAATTCCTTTATCTCTTGAAAATAGTAGGAAATGCTCATCACTGTTTACTTGAATACTACGGATAGGAACATCAAAATTAAACTCTTTTAATAGGTGGTCTTCTGATGAAATAAGTAAATGCTTAACCCTAAATAAGTACTCTCCTTCATGATGAGGAATTTTTGTGAGTACATTGCCTTTGTATTGATAGTCATTTTGTTGAGAATGAAAAACCACACCTCCATCTTTATCTTCTACAATATTCCAAACATCTTCAAAATCAATTTTATGTAGTTGATCAGATAACGAGTGATAAATAAGCGTGTTGTCTCCTTTTAAAGAGAAGTAACCAATTTCACCTTGCCCACCAACGTATATTGTATCATTTTTAAAAAGAATAGAACGAACAATACTTTTATTAGGAAGGGGATAAATAGTCCAATTTTCACCATCAAACTGAAGTAAACCATCGTTATTACCAAAATAAATAATTCCTTTATTGTCCTGAACAATTGCCCAACTTTGAGGAAGTGCTTTGTATTCATTCTTTTGGAAATTTCTAATTTTTGGTAGTTTAGAAAGTTGTTGACCAAATAGAATTCCACAGTATATAGTTAAAAAAATAGATAGTAGAGTTGCTTTCATAGATAGTTGATTCCTTAGAGGAAATGTATTGAAAGTATAATATATTGTATGTAATCGAGAATTACAATTAATATTCATCACCTATTTTATGACTTCTGATTTTTAATATGAAAAGTAGTGTACTTATGATCTGAAATATTAAATCGAAATTTCCTTATGTTAATGCTATACAAGCTCTAACAATATTTAACAAAAGACAATACGTTTGAAATAATGATGACATTTTATTGATTTTATTTAATTTTGGCCATTATCACATATTATCCATAAAATAGAATGCAAAATATACCAAGTGTGGACTTGTCTGATTTTTTATCAGATGACCCAATCCGAAAGCAAAAGTTTGTAAAAGAAATTGGTACCGCTTATGAAGATATTGGCTTTGTATCTTTAAAAGGACATTTCTTAAATGAAGTTCTTACAAATGAACTTTACTCTGAAATAAAGAACTTTTTTGAACTTCCTGTAGCAACAAAATCAAAATATGAGATTGAAGGAATTGGAGGACAAAGAGGGTATGTGTCTTTTGGTAAAGAGACTGCAAAGGGTTTTAAAAAGGGCGATTTAAAAGAATTTTGGCACTTTGGTCAATATGTTGATAATAACCCAAAATTAGAAGAACAGTATCCAGACAATGTTCTTGTAGATGAGTTACCTAAATTTAATGAAGTTGGTAAAGAGGCTTATCAGGCATTAGAAAAAACGGGGGTACATGTATTAAGGGCTTTGGCATTATTCTTAGATCTTGAAGAGCAATATTTTGATAATTTCATCAAAAATGGTAATTCAATTTTAAGACCGATTCATTACCCACCAATACAATCCGAACCTAAAGATGCTGTAAGAGCAGCCGCACATGGTGATATTAATTTAATTACTTTATTAATGGGTGCGGAAGGCAAAGGTTTACAAGTTCAAAACCATGATGGTGAATGGATAGATGCAATTGCAGGAGAAGGTGAATTGGTTATTAATGTTGGAGATATGCTTTCTAGACATTCTAATAATAGGTTGAAATCGACAATTCACAGAGTTGTAAACCCTCCAAAAGAATTATGGGGAACTTCTAGGTATTCTATTCCATTTTTTATGCACCCAATTAGTGAAATGCCACTAAATACTTTAGAAAATTGTGTTACAGATGCTCAACCAAAATTGTATGAAGATACAACAGCTGGAGAATTTCTTACAGAAAGACTTATTGAGTTAGGGCTAATCAAAAAATAGATAATTGCTCTTGTTTAGCAATAATGAAAATGAGTATTCGATTAAAATTGAATACTCATTTTTTTGCTAAAAATCTCATAAAACAAAAAAGTACACTCTTTATTTAAGGGTGTACTTTTTTGTTATGATATCTTATAAATTATAAGATTAAACTGATCAAGTTGATAAGGAAATATTACTTGATTTCGATTATCACTTTATCAATTTTACCTGTAAACGTAGTTTCTTCAGGTCCATATCCAATACCTTCTGCTACTGGTGTTTGATTATCTAAACCAACATCAGCAGTTTCATCAGCAGAGAACATATTAGGTTGCGTTTTTTCTATTCTACCTTTTCCTTTAGATCCATCAGAAACTTCGATAGTAGCGTCTCCGCCTTTACCGTTTCCTCCACCATCATAGTTAAAAGCAAAACTCACTTTATGTTTACCAGGAGCTAGTTTAGCATCTGTAGTGATTACATATCTTTCTAGACCTAAGAAATTATAAGTAAACTCAGGTACATCATTTTTCATGTATAAACTCCATCCACCAAAACGGCCGCCTTGTGTTAAAATAACACCGTTAGCACCACCTTCTGGAACAAATATTTCTGCGTCGATTGTGAAAGAACGGTTCTTAATATTGATGAAAGTATTTTCCATCATTCCTTCCATACCTTCATAAAGTTTTAACGAAGTTCTTCCACCCATAATATCAGGACGGCCAGCAATTGCAGGGTTAGTTCTTTCTACAACACGATCGTCAATAGGAAGTACATGGTATCTTTCTGCTTCAGCCATAAAAAGACCTTTCATTTCTTCTAATTTTTCTGGGTACTTGGCTGCTAAGTTTTTAGTTAAACTGAAATCATCGCGAACGTTGTATAAATCCCATTTATCTTCTTCAAGAGGACTGAAGTCCGTCATTTCCCAAGGAGCTCTGTGGATAGTTCTTGCAAACCAACCATTGTAATAAAGTGCACGGTTACCAAAGAGTTCGAAATATTGAATTACATGTCTTTCTGGAGCATTAGCATCATCAAAAGAATACACAAAACTTGTTCCTTCGATTGGCGTTTGAGGTACACCGTTTACAACCTTAGGTTCTGGTAATCCTGCTACTTCTAAAATAGTTGGAGCAATATCAATTGCATGTGTAAACTGACCTCTAATACCATCGCCTTGTTTAACTTGGTCTGGGTAATGAACAATCATACCAGTTCTTGTACCACCAAAGTCAGAAGCAATTTGTTTTGTCCAAGTAAAAGGAGCATCAAATGCTACAGCCCAACCTGCAGCCATATGAGGGAATGTATTTGGTAATCCCCAATCATCCATTAAAGGAATTAGGTCTTCAACTTTTTCTTCTACAAAGTTAAAGTAAGTCATTTCGTTGTACATACCTACCATGCCACCTTCAGCACTTGTACCGTTATCACCAGCAACAAATACAATAATAGTATTGTCTAGCTCTCCAATTTCATCAATGGCATCTACTAAACGACCGATTTCAAAATCTGTCATTTCTACAAAGCCAGAAAATACTTCAGCCTGACGAGCAAATAACTTTCTCTCGTTGTCTGTTAATTTCTTCCAGTCTTTAATAGCTTCAGGTTTAGGACCTAAATTTGTGTTTTTAGGAATAATACCGTTCGCTTTCATTTTAGCTACAGTTTCTTCTCTAATAACATCCCATCCTTTATCAAATTGTCCTTTGTACTTATCAGACCATTCTTTAGAAACGTGGTGAGGAGCATGAACTGCACCTGTAGAAAAGTATACAAAGAAAGGCTTATCTGGCGTCATAGATTGTTGTGCCTTTACCCAGTTAATTGCCTGATTGGTCATATCTGTAGTAAAGTGATAATTTTCTTCTTTAGGAGGGTTTACTTTTTTAACGCCATCAAAAATAAGAGGAGCCCATTGGTCCGTTTCTCCACCAATAAAGCCGTAGAATTTATCAAAACCTTGGCGAGTAGGCCAACGGTCAAAAGGACCAGAAACACTAGTTTCCCAAGCAGCAGTTTCGTGCCACTTACCAAAAGCAGCAGTACTGTACCCATTTAATCGCATTGTTTCTGCCAGCGGAGCAACACTAGCAGGCAATGAACCTGTATTGCCTGGGTAGGCCGTAGAAGTTTCCATAATAGAACCTGTATTACAAGTATGATGATTTCTACCTGTTTTAATAGCCATTCTTGTTGGAGAACACAAAGACGTAGTATTGAAATTATTATATCTCAAACCACCATTTGATAACCTATCCATTGTTGGTGTATTAATAGGACCTCCAAAAGCGGAAGTTGCTCCCATTCCTAAGTCATCTATTAAAACAATAACAACGTTTGGAGCTTCTTTTGGGGCTTTTACTTCAAAGCGTTTTGGTGGCTTTGTATTTCGAGCATCAAGTTCTGTATACGTTTTTGCTTCTGGTTCTACAATAGGTAAAATTTCTCGATTAATATTGTCTTGAGCATACGCTGATGAAAAGAGCGTTACTATTAGAGACAAAACCAGTAGTGATTTTTGTTTCATGTTTGAAGGTTTATTTTAAAATAGAATATGAACAGCTCTTTGGCATAATGATAAATGAAAAAGATAAATAGAGTAACGTTATATTTTTCAATTCTAGTTCAATGTTTAATACAACACAAGTCTATTTTTAGGAAAAAGATTTTTCAAAATGCTATTGAGATTTACTCAATCGTTTACACAGTAATATTAAGGTTATAAAAGATTATTTTGTTGGAGTATTAAATGCCAGTAAGAGAAGTTTATTAACCTTACGTAAGGTCTTTATAAAGCAGGTGATTTACAAATATTTTGATTTCTTTTTGTGTGTAATTCTAATAAATTGATTTGTGTTAAGTGAAATTATTTTTATAACGAAAAAAGGTTCAAGCCTTGCCATTGCAAAAACTTAAACCTTTCTTATTGTAATAAAATATTTTTTATAAAATCACCACTTTTTTACTTGGTATTTTAATCCAACTTTTTTGTTGATTTTCGAGTTCTATAGAAAGTACATACGTACCTTGGTGTACATTATCTATTCTAAGATCTAGTACATTTCCTGCTTTTTTATTCCACCTTTTTATGGTTTGTCCATTAAGGTTAGTCAAAGAAATTAAGCATCTTTTATAAGGAACTTCGCTCAGTTCAATAATCATATGATGACTTGCAGGGTTAGGATAAATTTTAATTTCAGAGTTTAAGTATTCATCTCCAAAATCAGTAATAATAATTTGTTCTTTAGCAGAACGAACTCTTGTATTAATGTATTCTTGAATGCCATAATCAACATGCCCTCCTATAGAAGTAATAAAAGATTCATCATAGTCTGTTACTGTCCATCCGTAGTTTTTAGTGTACCATGTATCTGCAGCAACGGCAGCTCTTAATAGATCATGTTGTACCTCAAAATAAGGATCCAAATCAGCACTATTAAAAGTAGAATCTATAAAATTACTTAAGTAGCTATTGTATTGATTACTATATGTAGCATTGGCTAAAATCTTTTTTGATAATGGTCTTGCTTCATCTTCTTTAGGCCAATTATTAATATCTCTATTGCCCCAATCTTTATCCACCCAATCAATGCCGTATGTATTGTCTAAGTCATAAGGGATGTAGGTCCAAAGATTAGTAGTTTCATTCCAATAAACATAGAAGTTATTCTTGTTGTAAGAGTTGTTATCCCAATGACCGGATAGTTGTTCTATGGCTAATGTTTTGATGAATTTATCGACATCAAAATTTCTATCTAGATATTCACTTAGAGCGTTATCATTTAAGATATTTAAGCTATCAAGAAAGCTAGCCAATTCATCTCTGTCATCTTCGTCTCCTTCCTCTAATTCATAAATATCATCATTCATGTAGAGGTTAGGGTCGTTTACCATGTCGGCACCAAAACTGGCTTTGTACAATTTACCGCTATCATCATCAAAGCGATTGGCTAGAAATAAATCATCAATTTGTTCTGTGTTGAGATATAGACCATAATAATCTCCATTAATATAAAGCCGAACGTGACTAGACCTTGCGGCAGGAATATCCTCATCTCTAAAAAACATCAATAAAGATTTTTCTCTTGATAGAGTAGGGTCATTATGTTCAGCACGAAGATTGAATTTTTTCTGTTCATGGAAAGTTCTTCCTTTCTCAAATTTATTAAATGAGATTTTAAAAGACTTTTTTGGAGCATAGCGAGATGTATTACCTCTTAAACGGATACCTACATTGTGTAAAGAATCTGAAAGCATTGAGTTTTCAAATTCAAAAACACATTCTTTGTACTCTCTATTTTCTTCGTTACCAGGTGCTAGCAAAAAATCCAAATCACTTTGGTTCATTGTGATATCGACTCGATTTATTTCATCTTCTGGAAACAATATGCCATTCTCTGGGTTAAGATTTTGGGCAAGTGTTATAAAATATGAAATAAAAAGAAAAATTGTCAGTAAAATTCTTTTCATCAGTAGCTGTAAGTTTATTTCGTAACTAAAGTTAACTATATTTGCCGTGTTATTGACAGGGAAGCTGCGGGGACAATTTACCACATCTTCTTTTAACCTGCAATACAGTATGTTAAATACCACAACACAACCGTAGTCGATGAAGATTGATTTAAACAACTTCGAGAGATTTGAGGCAAGGCACAATGCGCCCAACAATACTCAAATTGAAGAAATGCTAACTGCTTTAGGAGTCGCAGATATTGATGAGTTAATAGCTCAAACTGTTCCTGAAAAAATTCGTCTAAAAAAGGGATTAAACCTTCCTGAACCATTAACTGAATACCAATTTTTGCGTCAGTTTAGAACTGTTGCAGAAAAGAACAAAATCTACCGTTCTTACATTGGTATGGGGTATTACAACACAATTACACCCCCAGTAATTTTAAGAAACATCTTAGAAAATCCAGGTTGGTACACGGCATATACACCGTACCAAGCAGAGATTGCACAAGGGCGTTTAGAAATGCTTTTGAACTTCCAAACAATGGTAACAGACCTTACAGGTATGGAACTAGCAAATGCTTCTTTATTAGATGAAGCAACTGCGGCAGGTGAGGTAGTTCATATGTTTCATGGAGCTAGAAAAGGTGCTAAAAAGAAAGTTGCAAATAAATTCTTTGCAGCAGATTCTGTGCACCCTCAGACACTAGATTTAATAAAAACACGCTGTACGCCAATTGGTGTTGAGCTTGTTATTGGTGATGTTTCACAGTTAGACCTTACAGACGAGACACTTTTTGGTGTTCTTGTACAATACCCAGATACAAACGGTGCAATTTCAGACTATACTGATTTTATTGCTACTGCTCACGAAAATGGTGTATTAGTAGGTATGGCTTCAGACCTTTTAGCATTAACAATGTTGAAAGAGCCAGGAGAAATGGATGCTGATGCAGTGGTAGGTTCTGCACAACGTTTTGGTGTTCCTATGGGTTATGGTGGACCTCATGCAGGTTTCCTTGCTACAAGAGATGCATACAAACGTCAAATTCCAGGTCGTATTATCGGAGTATCGAAAGATAGAGACGGTAATGAGGCATACAGAATGGCATTGCAGACTCGTGAACAACATATTAAGCGTGAACGTGCAACTTCTAATATTTGTACAGCACAAGTATTATTGGGCGTTATGGCTTCTGCTTATGCAGTGTATCACGGTCCAGAAGGATTGAAAACAATTGCACGCCGTACACACGGAATGGCCAATTTATTGGTTACTTCAGTTGAACAATTAGGTTTAGAAATAGTAAATAAAGACTACTTCGATACCGTAAAAATAAAAACAACACCTCTTCAGGCAAAAGCAATTAAGTTACTTGCAGAAGAGCGTTTAGCAAACTTCCGTTATTTTGAGGATGGGTGTATTGGTTTATCTATGAACCAAACTACAGACGTTTCTCATATTGCTGATTTAGTAGATATCTTC includes:
- a CDS encoding arylsulfatase → MKQKSLLVLSLIVTLFSSAYAQDNINREILPIVEPEAKTYTELDARNTKPPKRFEVKAPKEAPNVVIVLIDDLGMGATSAFGGPINTPTMDRLSNGGLRYNNFNTTSLCSPTRMAIKTGRNHHTCNTGSIMETSTAYPGNTGSLPASVAPLAETMRLNGYSTAAFGKWHETAAWETSVSGPFDRWPTRQGFDKFYGFIGGETDQWAPLIFDGVKKVNPPKEENYHFTTDMTNQAINWVKAQQSMTPDKPFFVYFSTGAVHAPHHVSKEWSDKYKGQFDKGWDVIREETVAKMKANGIIPKNTNLGPKPEAIKDWKKLTDNERKLFARQAEVFSGFVEMTDFEIGRLVDAIDEIGELDNTIIVFVAGDNGTSAEGGMVGMYNEMTYFNFVEEKVEDLIPLMDDWGLPNTFPHMAAGWAVAFDAPFTWTKQIASDFGGTRTGMIVHYPDQVKQGDGIRGQFTHAIDIAPTILEVAGLPEPKVVNGVPQTPIEGTSFVYSFDDANAPERHVIQYFELFGNRALYYNGWFARTIHRAPWEMTDFSPLEEDKWDLYNVRDDFSLTKNLAAKYPEKLEEMKGLFMAEAERYHVLPIDDRVVERTNPAIAGRPDIMGGRTSLKLYEGMEGMMENTFINIKNRSFTIDAEIFVPEGGANGVILTQGGRFGGWSLYMKNDVPEFTYNFLGLERYVITTDAKLAPGKHKVSFAFNYDGGGNGKGGDATIEVSDGSKGKGRIEKTQPNMFSADETADVGLDNQTPVAEGIGYGPEETTFTGKIDKVIIEIK
- a CDS encoding CotH kinase family protein; amino-acid sequence: MKRILLTIFLFISYFITLAQNLNPENGILFPEDEINRVDITMNQSDLDFLLAPGNEENREYKECVFEFENSMLSDSLHNVGIRLRGNTSRYAPKKSFKISFNKFEKGRTFHEQKKFNLRAEHNDPTLSREKSLLMFFRDEDIPAARSSHVRLYINGDYYGLYLNTEQIDDLFLANRFDDDSGKLYKASFGADMVNDPNLYMNDDIYELEEGDEDDRDELASFLDSLNILNDNALSEYLDRNFDVDKFIKTLAIEQLSGHWDNNSYNKNNFYVYWNETTNLWTYIPYDLDNTYGIDWVDKDWGNRDINNWPKEDEARPLSKKILANATYSNQYNSYLSNFIDSTFNSADLDPYFEVQHDLLRAAVAADTWYTKNYGWTVTDYDESFITSIGGHVDYGIQEYINTRVRSAKEQIIITDFGDEYLNSEIKIYPNPASHHMIIELSEVPYKRCLISLTNLNGQTIKRWNKKAGNVLDLRIDNVHQGTYVLSIELENQQKSWIKIPSKKVVIL
- a CDS encoding isopenicillin N synthase family dioxygenase, which gives rise to MQNIPSVDLSDFLSDDPIRKQKFVKEIGTAYEDIGFVSLKGHFLNEVLTNELYSEIKNFFELPVATKSKYEIEGIGGQRGYVSFGKETAKGFKKGDLKEFWHFGQYVDNNPKLEEQYPDNVLVDELPKFNEVGKEAYQALEKTGVHVLRALALFLDLEEQYFDNFIKNGNSILRPIHYPPIQSEPKDAVRAAAHGDINLITLLMGAEGKGLQVQNHDGEWIDAIAGEGELVINVGDMLSRHSNNRLKSTIHRVVNPPKELWGTSRYSIPFFMHPISEMPLNTLENCVTDAQPKLYEDTTAGEFLTERLIELGLIKK